tgtgaggagaagtggcttaggaaatggatagatggatggatggatggatgaccgcGCAGTGCCCACTGCACTGTAAAAAATCGTTTCCGCTACATTATTTGTGGTTCGCCACCAAAAACACAGAGCGGGAAATGAATTGAGCATTCGCTAAATATGAAAAATTGAATAGAGAAAAATACAGCCAAATGTTGGAGGAGTTGACTAAACTTAATCAGCATTCTGTCAGTTCCCCATTACTCActtcaatgaaaataattttttgttgaCAGTTTTAACGACCCACATTTGGTTTctaatttgaaatgaaaggtAGGAAAAGTTGAGCTGCCTGACAGTTTGATGAGGTAACACTTTTGTTGCCaatttttaaaccatttcaGCCAGTAACAATGagctaaacagaaaaaaaacaccaatgttGATTAACTGGATATTTCCTTTGTCAATGTGGGTTATTCTGTCCATACATCTGTTCATTAGTGAGCTGACTGCGTCAAAACTTAACCTCACATTTGGCACCTCCACAGCAAAATGTGGCAATTTGTTTTCCCCTATGAGAAACGTTTTCAGATCGCAGCACAGTGTGCTCCGCATACAAATTGGACTTTGTTTTCGGAGCAGTAAAATGCGCTCCCCTCACACCGACCGAATATCCTCCAGTTGGACGTTGTCTGGCGCCAACACTGATCTCAATTATTGACAATGGGTGACTGTATTTCGGCTGGAGCGCCTGCCCCTAGATACGTCCGCACATGCCTGTCTTCCCACACAATAACAAATGTGACCCATTTCTCTTCCTGCATTTATCATGTTCATCCTCAATTTGTTTTGAGACACACTTCGTGCAACGTTTGTCATGTCAACAAAGCATAGATCAAGTCAAGAACACACAATGATATAGAGTGGGGCGGCAGGGCAGGCAGGCGGGAAGAGCGTctaactcacagttctgaagaccagggtacAAATTCTGGTCCTGCCTGtgcggaatttgcatgttctccccgtggtgCATGCGTGTTTTCTTTCCgggtattctggtttcctcccacattctcaaAACATGCCAGGTAGTTTAATTGAAGGCtgtaaattgctcgtaggtgtgaatgtgtgtgccctgcaattgcctatTCCGGGTGTAGCCTAAaccctgcccgaagatagctgggaaaggtttCGGCATTCCCTCGagccttgtgagggtaagcggtgaagaaaatggacgtgTGAATATCGTGTGGACCCCCGCATTTTTTCTGCAGCTCGGGATTTGCAGATTATTCTGGGGAACCTGTCCCTTGCAATTGTCGCATTATTGTGGATTGCCTGTATAcatttgcattgtgtgtgtgtgtgtgtgtgtgtgtgtgggcgggcGGGttgctcgattttttttttttcccccccacacacggCAAATATAATGCACGTCAATTATTCAAAGATTTTCGCTCTTCACAGTCGGGCCTAATCCCCAGCCCCAAATCTACTTTAACAAAAAGAAATTGGACCAAAACCTTTTCTCGATTGTTCTGAACTCGGTCGTGACATGACCGATTAGGGAAATTGTGGTCACAAACAGGCAAAGAACTGTGGACAAGCGCGTGACGGTCACGTATCGTCATCGTGTCGTGTAACGCGACTTAGTATACATGTAACTAAAGTGAGTAAACATCTCCCTGACGTGTGTATGTGGGGTCTGTTTCGCTTTGCTTCTcattctatgtttttttttgtttgtttgtttgtttgtttttaatcgtGTTGTGTGGCGCTCACCTTCTTGGCTTTGTTGATGAGCGAGCGTATTCTGTCTTTGACGTTGACGGTCTTGTCCCTCTGAAAGTAGATCTGCGTTTCCGATGGCCCGTACCTGAGCGGGGCGTCCGGCCAGCCCAGCTCCAGGACCGGCGGCTCGTCATCGGTCATCGTCGGGAAGTAAGTCCCGGAGGTGACCTCGGACGCGACGTCATCAGCCACGTCGCTTTCGGCGGCGTCGCCGTGCTGCGGTTCGTCCGCCGCCGGGCCGGACCCCGCAGCGCTCCCGCTCCCGCTCCCGGTGACAGCGGAGCCGTTGTTGTCCGGGTCCCGGTGCTGCGCGATGTACCGAATCTCTGCTTGGGACAGGAAACTCAGCTCCCTCTCCTCGGTGAGGACGCGGCGGTACTCGCGCTCGCCGTGCTCGAGTAGGGCGTCCGTGGCCAAGCGGGCGGCCTCgttgtggctgagctccagggAGGAGACCTGCCGCCACGGACTCTTCAGCTCCTCCAGGCGGGCCGCCAGTTTTCCTAACGGCTTGCGGCCTCCGGGGGCCGGACGGAGACTCTCCGACGAACTCATGGCTGCCTGGGAGCGCCGCGAGCGCAAACTTTCATCAGTCTTCTGCGAAAATAGAAGTAGCCGAAAAGAGGGAACGAGTCAAAAGTTGTCGCCCCTGGACGAGGAAGCATaagtagaaaaagaagaacGGACAATGGGCCGAAGGACtttcgctcgctcgctcgctctatCGGTCCCGGTCTTCCGGATCACCTGTCGCTACCTTGGCTGTCACTCAGTCCGGCGGCTCCCGCCCCTCACTTCCCCCTCCTTCCCGCCTGACGCCCTACCACTTCCTGTCGCGGCTGGTGACTTTCTCAATAAAAGCGCCTCCACGAGAGTCGTAACACTTGAAAACACATCTTTTGATTTAGAAGGCAACCTTGGCTAAATAAGGATGGACGGTCGGTGTGGAGCTGTTTATTTGGACATAGTAGCGGGTTGGTAGGGCAGAAAGGTGTAAGTAATGAGTAATAGACTCGGTACTAGAAGCACATTGTGTGCGTTGGAGGGCACGCAAAGCCAGGATTGGAGTTTTCAACAAAAGGTTTAGGTTCAAATCATTCTTctcgtttctttctttcttgctttctttctttctttccttgtcACTTGCAGTTCTGTCGATAAATTGTTCCAAATTCTTCCGAAAAATGTGTTCTGCGCCCGTTTGCTCTTCATTTGCTTATGAAAACAAAGCGCATGAAGCCGACGAAGGTCATGATGATGTCAGGAGCGGCTCCTCCTAATTAGTCAACATTGAGTTAGCTTCCACAAGGATGTTTACTAAGAACACGAGCGTGCGTGTACAACATATAAAATACGCACAACCTAATGTATAAGACACAGTCAAATATAATCCAGGGATGGGGTTGGGGTATCGAGTCTGTGAATTTTATTTGGGCCACAGAGCGTAAACGTGATCAAGAGTTCAGTAATAGTTCTTCCATTCATTATCAAATGAGTTGAATcaaatgttgatatttttcTCTCCATCTATTTTGTGCGTCACCCGATTTACTGTGGCCGCAAGTGGAATTATTTGAGGAGTGGGGCGCGGCTCCCCGCCTTTTCTCGATGGTCCTCCGACCATTTGAGCCAGGGGCCCGACTTGTGCGAGTCGAGCCTCTTGCTTCAGACGCTCGACAGATTTTGATGACTTCCAGTCAACATATCTTGCACGAGGGGCACGTTCATATCTCATTCGGGATCCCCCGGGAGGCCGGCAGGAGGGTTGACGACGCGGACGCCGAGCCACTTGATCCCCCTGCTGCTGATCCTCCAGTTTTACTGCATTGTGCACCCATCAGTGGCGGGAGGGCAGCGTCGGGGCTGCGGAGGACACCTGGCCAGATCTACCAGAACCGCTTTGGCCTGCTCTCTGGCTCGGGAAAGGGAAATCCCCAACCGTCTTTCCCAGCTGGCCTTCGGCGAGAGGCGGgtcacaccctggactggtcacgcgTCCATGGCAATGAACAAATAGATTGTCAGTTCAACACAAACGAACATTCGCACAACATCCACAGCCACGCGGCGTGAACGCAATCGCCAGACCTCGGAGCTGTGAGGCCTTCGTGATGACCGCTTGTCCTCCGTGTCGGTTGGAGTCTTGTCTGTCGATGAAGATTCGCAACACGGTGCCCGTCTGCCTGTAGCCAAGCCTTGTATCAATGAATGCCACATCAATATCAATGTTTTCactttgatttctttttgtAGTCACGAATAATAATGGAGCTTGTATTCCACGTTTTTATTTGAAACCCCCTGGCTCCGCGAGTCGATACTGAttccactccatccatccataccgACTCCACTGACATTGCTGATTGAAaggcaaaatatgaaaatcatGTCAATGTCCTCAAGTCGGGAGCGAGTTGAACAATGGGAATCTTTTTCCGATGATGGGATGAGTGAATGATTGCCAACGCAGCCAACGTTTGTCCGGAGGGGAGACCGCGCCCACCTGAGTAGGGGAATGTCTCAGGGAGCCTGAAGGCATCACTCCATTGAAGCTGCCTTCCAGCTTCACATGTGCACCCACCCCAGTGGACTTTTCGAGTGGGCTACTCGGGTCACAGTACGAGACCTCATACAGTTTTACATCTACAGATCTTAGATCTCCGAGACATCGTTGAGATTACCAGGACAGGAGGAGTCTCACAATTTTTGGGCGCACCGCTCTCGGTTGGTGCGACGTCAGGACGGCAACACAACGGGTGAGTCTTAAGCATGAATAATATTTATAGGACACTTCATTTATAGATGTGGCGGAGTCACACAAAACTTAGGAAAGTTCATTTGGGAAGTTTCAGGCTGCAGGAGAGACGAAATCAAACCCAAGCGGCCGAGACCTTCCTTTTTGTCGGGAGGCggcattgccccccccccccactttcctGGCAGCTACAAAGTTATTATTAGGGTTATTCTCTCTCATTTGTTTACGTCTTCCTTTGATTGATTTTCAAGCTATTGTGTCACTTTGGGGTCCCACCATTGTGGATGCTTTACTgtttcctctgtgtgtgtgtggtgtgtgtgtgtgagagagagagagagagagaagagagagagagacagagagagagagagagagagagggatagagagagagagagagagagagaatgctCGTGCATATCACCTCCAGTGCGCATTTCCGTCCGTGCTTGGGTGTGTGCGTCTTTCCTGCAGTGCTGTTGTGCGCTGACCTGCTATTTATCAATTCAAGCGTATATGTGGACGTTATTGTTCTTTCATCTGTCACACAAACATTtgagcagtgtgtgtgtttatattttctGTTACACTGATTGTTTTCCAGGGAAATGCTTTCACCACACATTTATGTTCACAATTTAATaagcaataacaataatatcaAGAACAAGAAAAGACGCTTGTGACAAACAGAAATGAATGGtttcaggtttcccttgcccggacgcgggtaaCCAAGGCCCCCTTCCGGAGGAAAGCCTGGAGGTGACACTCGAACGCCAGCGGCCGGTGGCCGGTGGCCTGCAATCGTGGGGCCCGAAAAGGGTAACGTGGCCCCCCCTTCCCAGTGGTTCACCACCTGTGGGGggcataggggtcaggtgcagtgtgagctgggcggtggctgAAGTCAGGGATCTTGGCGATcagatccccggctacagaaccTGGATCTAGGGACATAGAATGTCACATCTTTGGCAGAGAAAGAACCCGAACTGGTGTGCGAGGACAAGAAGGGCAACCTAAATATAGTCAGGCTCACCTCCACACACCCCTTGGGCTCGGGTACCAATCCTCTTGAGGTACATTTgggttcaccctggtggatgagaggggagCCTCCCTCTACGCCTTCGGGTGGGGGGGATGGgtcttgactgttgtttgtgcctatgcaccaaacagcagttcagaataTTCccgtttttggagtccttaggagggtgtcatggtcctgccggtccagccccggctgtgcgggttcccgcgcggccgcgctgattgggaggcgcacacctgcgggTCCTCCCTTCGTCTCGATGGGTCTTGACAAAGGGGGGGTGCCAGAGAGACCTCTCGCTGGGGACGTCATCATTCTGgcggggacttcaatgctcatgtgggcaacGACAGTGAAACCTGGGATGGTGTGATTCTTCGGAACGGCGTCCGCGATCAGAACCCCAGCAGTATTCTGTTAGTGGATTTCTGTGCTCAACAAGggttgtccataatgaacaccgtgttcaggcataagggtgtccccACATGCACTCAACAGCAGCACACCCTAagttgcagttcgatgatcgagtttgtggttgtgtcatcgtaCTTGCGGCCAcgtgtcttggacactcggctGAAGAGATGAACGAAGCGGTCAACTGATCACCAGGTCGGTGGTGGTCAGTTGACTCCAATTTCTcccactgtcatggtcctgccggtcccagccctggcggtgcatGTCCCCTGCACACCTACGCCTCATCGGGGATAATGAACCCCAGTGGGACCCAGCGGCCGGTCTgactttgccagattgttgccatCCGTggttcgttcccgcacttcctcgttcctgatcctgaacccctgtggactgacctccgaccaaccctgtaagcttgacgctcttgatactgcttcTCACTCTGAATGACTCtccggcttacgaccttggaacgaataaagatcttcctttaactgcctccctgtctaccgagtcgtgcatttgggtccgctctagcgttctggttatgacacccACCTCCCACAGAATTTTGCTCATGTGCCGGGGGACATCGAGTCTGAGTAGACCATgctccgcgcctccattgctgaagcGACAGGcgggagctgtggccgtaaagCGATCGACCAACAATGAGGGATGGCATCAAACTGAAGGAGGAGTCCTATTGGGAATTTTTTAGGTCCTGAAATGGAAATgcttcacacgcacacacacacacacgcacacacacacacacacacacacacacaccacacacacacacacacacacacagtctaaATAGAGAAACagtgtggggggaggggccTGACTGGTTTCACACCTTTCTATTGGCTACATTTGGATACAGACATCTCTGAATCCGTTGACTTTCGAAGGCTTTGAACACAACTGGCACGTCTTTCTAAAATGTAGAAATGAGAAGTTCAGCAATAAGCGCTGGTCACTTTTGATGGCATTTTCGGCTGTGTTTGTGTTCGCTTCAGATCCAAAATGGCGTCGGCGTCGTCGTCATCTCGCGCCGTGATGCTGTGGCTCCTCCCACTGGCCACTCTAACGGCCATCGACGCTAACACACACGCCCAACGGGAAGCTCGGTTGAAGCTGTCGCAGCAAGGTAGGAAACGTCAGGTTCAGCTTCTGGTTGTGGTTCCGGTTCTGCTTGAAAGCTACCAATTGGAGGTTACAGGACTGGAAGTGAGTTCATAATTGGGTTTGATCGATAGAACTGAAGAACGGTTCGGCGGTCTACTGGAGGGGCGGGACCAGTGGTGGTTTCCAGGTGCTCCTATTGGACGAAGATCGGGGTCGCTTATTGATTGGAGGGAAAGATCACATCTACATGTTGAGGTCGGACAGCGTGGACCTTCCCTTGAGCACGGTCAGAAGTTCGCAAAGCAGTTCCAATGTTGCCTCGTTGTCATCGCAATATCGTAACAATGCCACGTCGACGGAACGTCAGTGTTCTCACACAATCGCTTCGGTGCCATCTCATTGTCACATATGCCGACAAGATGGCCAGCTAACATGCAGTTAAGTGCAAAATGTATGAGGCAACTTTGACCGACACCTCCAGTCTGAGCATGCTAACTGGACTCTACGTTGGTTGGAACTTGACTCGGATGAGCTCAGAGAAAAGTCGCGAAAACAACATTGACAGATAAATGAATGTGACCGACATTACAGTGGAAATGTTAATCCCACCGAAAATTGTGCGTTTTGGCTTTTGTTGCTCAGTGACTGTTCTCGCAAAGACTTTACGCCTCAGATGTGCTCTCTATTAAGTGTGCGTGGTGGGACCGGAGCAGCTCTAACaactttgtgtgttttgacacaCGTATTTGGCAAAATAGAGACGATTCTGGAAGCTGCGATAACACCTCAGGAAGTGCAAACGGAGACATTTTGTCTGTAAAACTCCACTCACCCCAATGGTGACGTTTTACAGTGGATTTTTCTATTTGACCACATTCTACTATTAAAATGCAGAATATTAATACAGTAATTCAATATGAGTGAGGATTCCTTCCGCCATCGTATGTTTCCTGCTGCCACCTGCACGTGCACATTTGTGAGTAACTAACCCTGAAACTGAACACGAACACCCCCTGCTGCCCGTGTATGAGAACAATAAAATTCATTGATAACGCTGGGGAATAATTCACAAAAAATTTTATTGCAGTTGAGTAAACTCTCCCCTCAGTTGCTAAAGTTTACTAAACTGAGGGAACAGATAAGTAAATTGAAGGTACAGATGAGTAAACTAAGGTTACAGATATGTAAATTGCCGTTAGATTTGACTAAACCAAGAGAACAGATGATCAATGAATTTGACTTTTCTCATAAACTGGCTTTGGGGGACTTCTGTATAAAGATGacacaaaagacacaaaaatacGAAATACATACATTTGACAATGGAAAATGATGGTGCATTGTGAGCCAATCTGGAGCTTGAGGAGTTTGTCCTGAGGTGaggccctaaccctaaccctcactGGCACACTAGGCATCTTGCACCCGACAGCAAAAATGCTAAGTGGGCAGTTTGTACGCTGAAATTGTTGAATATGCAGCTTTTTGGGGAGTTTAGGGTTAGAAAAGTGAGCTTGCTGCCACGGTGTCTGCCTGCAGGTGTCCTGGACTGCCGATCCGAGCGCTGTGCGGCACTGCCTCACCATTGGAAAAAGTTTCCACGTAAGTCGGCGGCTACACGCTTCAATCCACTGACATTGATGGCTTTCCACGTTTCCAATACTCATGTTAACTGGGAAGGCTGGCAGTCACGAAAGAGGAGAAAcaccaaaagtttttttttttttgtgtggtcatATTCAGGACGACTGCGCCAACTTTGTCCGCCTGCTGCAATCGTTGAATGACACGCATATTTATGCTTGCGGCACGGGCGCCTTCAGGCCGCAGTGTGCGATCCTTTCAATCCAAAACAAGGTGAGCTCTCGTTCCGCGTGACCACCGGGTAGCGCTCCCGCTGACCACACCGTAGCTGAGGCTGCTGCTCAAGTGGAACAATATGAAATTACAAATACAGAGTACATATGCATATTAGGGGTTGGGCAAGTATGCGGGTTCAGCTTTAAAACGCACAGATGGGGAAGCTCATTTTTACATGAGGTTCAAAAAAGGTCCAACAGCAATATCAATTTTGCTAAATACTcattaaaagaataaatatgaTGCTGGCTTGTCATTTTCTTTCAGAAATAAATTAGACtataattcaataaaataactCATTGCGCGGTGACATCTTATATTAGGATTTAGTGGGATCCTCTCTTGCCGTCTAGTGGCGGCGGAACTGAGGCGGATGTTGTTGCGTACTCTGTTGCCATCTAGTGGCCGTGTAGCCGAAGCTTGCTCGGAAATCCAATTTGCAAAAATGCAACGATTGACTGAGGAAATTACTTGGAAAACTTGTATGTTCGTGCACTCGTAAGTAAAGCTAtcaccaaacatgaataatttAATAACCTAACCCTATTATATAATGAGAAGaatctatttttaaaagaatgaatgctttttatgacaaaatttTGCATGCAGTAAGAATTAATACAGCAAATATTAGAGTTGACTCAACAATGTCAATGTTCAAGAGCTGAATGTAAGAAAAGAGCTGGCAGATTGTGGCGCCCGAGCCATAGTTTCACTTAGAAGCCAAACTGAGGGATAATTTGCGAGGCCCAAAGCTCAAAGATCGAAATCTCTATGTGAGATACAGAACGTGACACATGGCAAACAATGTTTAGGCTGTGGGAGAGAAAACACAAGTCGATCAAACGCGTCCATCCCGAGACCGTTTGCGAATCCAAGCAGAGTACGTGAACCGAGGCAGTAATTCTTCAACAGTTTTCTTGGTCAAATATGTTGTGGATGAAGCGAGGTCCCGCAGTCCTTTAAAATGTCTTCACGTGTCCATACAAATGTGTGTCCTACAGGAGGCGCTCTCTTTGCTGCCTCACACCATCACGTCTGGACTAGGAAAGTGTCCTTACAGCCCCAAAGAACCGTTCACTGCTCGACTCAATGGTactccacacgcacacacacacacacacacacacacacacacacacacacgcacacgcgggGACACCCACACCCACGCACCcccccgcccacacacacaagTTTTTCAATTCGCAGCTGAGCGAACAGGTTGTTAGGTTGCTGAATTTCTTGCTCATaagtgtatacagtatatgcctGGCGACGAGCCCTTGCTGCCAATACTTTCGTTGACATACACGTACGTGCTGTTATCACCAACCTAAGCGAAGCAGCGGAGTACGGCTGGGATTGTGAGAAAGGCCACGTGCAAATGCAAGATGCCAACAACGGGTTCTTGTGCAGAGTGTAGCATTCGTGACTGCTCAGACCCCAAAGTGGACGCAGAAACCTGTGAAATCCCAACAACAGTCTTCATTTACATAAGTGACCATCACGATGCAACGGTATTCATTTTTACTGGGCCCAGAATCAAGAAGAGGGTAAAGAAGTTTTTGGAGAATGGTTGATTGTGAAGGGAGTCACAGGTGCACCCTTGAGGGTTGTTGAGTCAGGGAGCATCTTGCAGGCGTTGGCATGGTGGAAGAGGTCAGGAAGGCGGGGCTCAGGGAAGGAACCCCGAGGATACGAAGGTCAGAAATATTGCGAGGACTGGCACAGATCAGGTGTAAACTAAGAGCCGTCGTACCGCGGGTAAACAAGACTACTCTGCCAGTGGAGTCTTGGATCTGGCGGATTAAAATGCAGGTGATCGTGAAGGCTGAGGGACAACAGCGATGCATTTGAGCTcgtagacagagagagagagagagagagagagaggagagagagagagagagagagagagacccctCCCCAACCCAAACTGCAACAGAGGAACTGCAGGGCACACCTCAAGACAGTAACGCACTTACGAAGAAACCGTTCTCATGGAGTGTACTAAAGAAGCACAAGAAAGACGAAAAATGTGGTTTACAACCCAGAAGCAGTGGAGCAAGGCAGCACTGAAAGCTAACAAGAGAAGAGCTCAGGACTCAAACTAACATATCAAAGTCACATGACATTAGTGGCCAATTGGTCAgagctgtactgtatattctttCCGTATCACACCACATCAATGTCTCAAGTTACAGCACGTCTGAACTGTCTCAAATTCCTTCCTATTCGGATGAGTTTTTGTCACCAGGCAGGAAAAGAGTAACAATTTGAGTCTGCTGGAATCGGGGTTGCGACGATCTGAGTTCACAAttcaaaacagacaaaacaaaacgcgACCCCACGTGTCACACTGCACTTGAATGTCGAGTCATCCTTTGCCATCATGTGTTTGCGCTATGAACGAGTCGTTTGTTCAGACGGCGAAGTGTATGCCGGCACCTCGGTGGATTTCATGGGAACCCACGCCGCCATCTTTCGGACATCCGTCGGGGCCCCCGGCCGCCACCTCCGCACTGAGGCCTACGACCGCAACTGGCTCAACGGTGACTTAAGCGACGCCGTCGACGCTCACCTCGGAGGCTACACGGACCTCGTCTGACGTTGTTTTCCCGTGTCAGTTCCAGAATTTGTGGCTTCCGTCGCCATCGCCGACACTCACAATAGCGACGACGACAAGATCTACTTCTTCTTCAGGGAGGCGGCGGTGGAGGCGCAGCAGTGGGACAAGCGGATCTACAGCCGAGTGGCTCGCGTTTGTAAGGTGGGAGTTGTTTACTGCAGCCGCCGGCCGACCTGCATTGCTTCCTTCCTCTGAGTAGCGCCGCAATTATGCAAGGCCTTGCGACTACTAccccaaaacgtgcaaatgtgccacacgcgcacacaccacCTGCAACGGGTGACAATCAATGCTGAGCGCATAACAACAAACATCAAAGACGCGTTCACCGGTTTCAAAGAAGCCTTGTGAAATACTATTTCAGCAACAATTTTACAACAGTTTTTCTTCAAAACCCCTCAGTATTTTGTTCTGTGATAATCGAGGCATCAAACGTGCTAAAGCGGAAAGAAATAAGGCTGGTGTAAGGACAGGTAAAACATGGGTTAGTTTCCCCCAAAACTGTCTAATAACCAAGAAATGGAGAAAATTAGCCGTTTGTAAAGACGGGCTTTTGACAGTCAAATCATATTTCTTTATTTGACAGCTAGGCAACTCCAAATACGCCGTGAACAACGCTGACTCAAAGGAAGACTGGAGTTGAACACCAGCGGCTTAActtaatgacatgacattcgtcagcttttcacacactttctacTTTTTCTGTTCATAGTAAACACGCTCATCCATCATACTTGCCCATTTTCCCACGTGTTGGAATATTTCTCCCTCCTATGTGATGTGAAAAGCTGAGATTGAGCACCTAAATCTTTAGTTTCCCCTCCAAATTTGTTTTGACCTCCGGGCCAAAGCAATGCAACGCTCCCAGCTGCCATCTTATGTTTGGCATTACAGTTACTTGGAAGCCAAATTTTCAAGCTGGGTGAGATCGTCGAACAGACCTACctatgggggtaaaaaaaaaaaaagtactggacAAAGAGCGGCAGTAAATATCTGGATTTGGAAAGTATTCCCATCCAAACCAAGAGGAAGCCGTGCAGCCAAGAGAAATGTCACGTCACAAATGAACGAGTTCCACCCCTTATCAGAATTGAGTTTGTAAGTGGAGGTCAGCGATTGTGATGGTGTTTAGCGCTCGCTCGTCCTGACCGCTAA
This portion of the Syngnathoides biaculeatus isolate LvHL_M chromosome 10, ASM1980259v1, whole genome shotgun sequence genome encodes:
- the LOC133508097 gene encoding semaphorin-3D-like, coding for MASASSSSRAVMLWLLPLATLTAIDANTHAQREARLKLSQQELKNGSAVYWRGGTSGGFQVLLLDEDRGRLLIGGKDHIYMLRSDSVDLPLSTVSWTADPSAVRHCLTIGKSFHDDCANFVRLLQSLNDTHIYACGTGAFRPQCAILSIQNKEALSLLPHTITSGLGKCPYSPKEPFTARLNDGEVYAGTSVDFMGTHAAIFRTSVGAPGRHLRTEAYDRNWLNVPEFVASVAIADTHNSDDDKIYFFFREAAVEAQQWDKRIYSRVARVCKNDVGGRRSLINRWTTFLKARLVCSVPGPSGVHTHFNRLEDVFVLKTKERQNPVLYGLFTTSSALFGGSAVCAFSMASIRAAFNGPYAHRDGPDHRWFEYKGRIPYPRPGACPSKTYDALHESTRDFPDEVVSFMRQHQLMWEAVLPVGGRPMFTRVNASHLLTSLVVDRPDIGDGTTVVLFLGTDDGKVLKVVTSETEEIVLEELHVFQSGAAIRSMKISSKKVRR